The Treponema succinifaciens DSM 2489 region TACTCTTCGGAATAGGGGACGCACGTTCCCGCATTTTATTTTTTGGGGGATTTTATGCCCGACGGGTCGATACCCTTACTTGTTTCTCTTTTTGTTTTGATTGCTTTTTCCGCTTTTTTTTCTGCAACGGAAACTGCATACACCAGCGCCAGCAGAATCCGGCTCAAGTCGCTTGCAACGGGCGGCAACAGAAGGGCTGAAAAAGTTCTTGCGCTCTGCGAAAATTCCTACGACAAGCTTCTAAGCACAATTCTGATTGGCAACAACATCGTGAACCTTTCGGCTTCAACAATAAGCGCGCTTTTTTTTGCAAAGATTCTTTTTGGAAGCCGGCTGAATCCGTCCATAGTTTCAACCGCGGCGATTACGGTTGTTGTGCTGATTTTCGGCGAGATTACGCCAAAGTACATCGGCAAATTCTGCGCGGAAAAACTTGCGATGGCGGTCTATCCTTTTATTTCAATTCTGATTTTTTTATTTTATCCGCTGAACATTGTGTTTTCCGGCTGGAAGAAGCTGATTGTCAGGATTTTCCGCTTTAAGGCTAAGGATGTGATTACCGAAGAGGAAATTATAACCATGGTTGAGGAGGCCGAGGAAGACGGCACGATTAAAAAGGAAGAAACGAACCTTATCCGCTCGGTGATTGAATTTGACGACCTTGATGCGAAGGACGTTCTTGTTCCGCGCGTGAATATCTGCGCGGTTGAGGCCGGCAGCGTGCCGGAAGAAATCATGAGGAAATTTGAGGAGAGCGGGTTTTCAAGGATTCCGGTTTACGAAGGCGACATCGACACAATCATCGGAATAATCCACGAGAAAGATTTTTTCAGAGCGTTTCAGGCGGATGAGAAAAACAACTCAAAAGACAGCGAAAAATCCAGCGGCCTGTTTATAAAGTCAATTATGCAGAAACCGTTCTTTGCCATTGAAACAACAAAAATTTCCCTGCTTTTACGAAAAATGCAGAAAGAGCGGAACCACATGGCGATTGTGATAGACGAATACGGCGGAACTTCGGGTCTTATTACAATGGAAGACATTCTTGAGGAGCTTGTAGGCGAAATTTACGATGAGCACGACAGCGACAGCGATTCCGGCTGCATAAAGCCCTGCGGTGAAAATGCTTTTATTGTAAGCGGCGAAACTTCAGTGAGCAAGATGATGAAATATTTTGAGCTTGACGAGGACGAAACCAGCGGCTCTACCACGGTCAGCGGCTGGATAACAGAAAAACTGGGAGACTTTCCGGAAGAAGGAAAAAAACTCCGCTGGCAGGACAAGATTGAAATAGAAGTCCTTAAAACCGACAAGAACACAATCCGAAGCCTAAAGGTTGTAAAACTGTAAGCCCGACACGGTGGCGGTCGGAGTACAACTAATTGAAATGAAGACCGCTGCCGAAGCCCCGAAAAAAGGGACAAACATTATATTCATACTTGATTCAGGTCAAAGCAAAGAAAAAGTTTTACTTGACAATTTCCATGAAAAGAAATAACAATAGAGGCGTAAACCAATCTAATATTTTTTCGGAGCTTATTATGTGTTTATCAAAAAAATCAAAGATTGCATTGATTTTGATTATGATTACAGCATCTGCTTGTTTTGCCCAGAAATGGAAAGGTATTGTAAAAGGAATTGAAAGCAGAACCGGCGGAAATAACAACTCTCAAGCAATAGAAAAAAATGAACCGAAAGAAACGAACAATGCCAAGAAAAATACTGCAAAACTCTCAAACAATCCTCAAGTCCAGAAAAAAGCCGCTTACCTTACAAAGGCCGAAGTCGCACTAAATTCAAAAGATTACAATACAGCCGCAGAAAACTACAACAAAGCTGCAAAAACAAAACTTCCGTCGAACGTTGACAAATCTGACGCCGACATACTTAACACCTGGACTAAAGAAATTTATGCAAGGCTTCAGTACCAAAATATCAAAAGTTTAAAAAATAGATAGCATTCAGCTCCCGGCTTTACACAATGTAAACCGGGATTTTTTTGCGTTCCCTGCCTCACGGCAGGTCGGGCTTTCCGCACTTCGCCGACTAACCGCGGCTCATTCCACCACTTCGTTCCGGAACTGCTCCGCAGGTGCTACAATCCCTAACGCTTTAGCGTTAAGACGTACGCCCAAGCGTACACGCCAGATAAACGAGTTTTGCGCCAGCAAAATCTCGCAGCAAACCGTAGGTTTACAAATCCCTAACGAAAAATGCTACATCACAGCCAATAACTGTTGATAGTAATAATACTTGCAGGCATTCCAATAATCTGAATATCAAACTTCAGGCTTGATTCGACTTTTGTTGATGCATTATGAATTCTGAAACTGAACTGCCAGCCGTTATCAAGGTACATTTCCAATGTATTTGAAGAACCTGTTTTAAAATCAAAGGCTACAATTTTTGTCGGCAAAGTTGAAATCGGAACAATCTTTTTAGGCTTTTGCTTTTTTGCAGGTTTATTTAAAGTTCCGTGCATATTATACGTCTGCAATTGCGTCATCTGCTGGCTGTCAACACTTATAACTTTATAGAAATCATATTCACCTAACAGATATTCAACGAGTTTTTTAGGAAGATTTTTATCTTTTAAATAAGCATTTTTTATTTCCGTCTCGAACGCATTCAAAAGAGGAACGTAAACTTTGCTATCTTTCTATTCCATCTCTCGCCATAACATTCCAGTTTTCTTACATTCGTCAAGATAATCAAAAATCGGATTTACAGTCTGCCAATATTCATCTGAGCATTTGTCACTGTACCATTTATGTCCAAAATCAATAGTCCTGCTTAATCTGCTGTGTTTTACTGCAAAATGGTTGTGTTTAATGCTAAGTCCGATTTCCCATTTTATACCGCTCCGGATAATCAGAATATCTCTGACATCGCCCTTTTAATATCCGATAAGTAATATACCCTTTAATGGTAATTTTATTCTGTTTGATATATACATAGTTTCAAGGAAAGTATGAATTATTTCAAAATCTGCGTGACTCCTATAAACATTCCTGACAGCAAGAACTAAATACTCAACGTCAAACATCATACACGCTTCAAAAATATCTTTTAAAAATTGATTATTTTCTGTAGCCCTTCCAGCTTCAACTTCTATTACAATCCTACCGTCATTACTTAAAGCATCTGCATAAAAAGATTTATCAACATTGTTATTTTTTCCGAAAAGAACTGGAACATCAATTTTTTCACTTTTACCTTTTCCGGTTTCTACAGTGAAATTATTCTTTTCAAGTAAAGGTCGTACTTTTTTCAAAACATCATTAGATTTTAATTCATTTAAAGTTGAATCAATTTCTTTTTCAACTGACAAAAAAGATTTTATTACTGCTTGAATTTCCGATGTTATTCCTTGAGATCTTGGAAAAAACTGATATTGTATCAAATTGATTCTCCTATAAACTTTGAAATATACTCATCGTCCATCAAAAAAATTTCCTTTGGAACATAAAAAAAAATCTTTTCATCAATTTCCATTGCTGTTTTTGAATGATAAGTTTCTCCGTCTGGCAATAATTGCGATTCAAAATCCTCAGTTGCAATTATATAATTACAATTAAAATTACTAAAATAAACAGTTTTATATGGATATTTATGATTTTTATATTCAAAAAAATCTAGCATAAGCCTCTCTTTGCCTCCGAATGCCGCTTTGCCAACATTCCGCTCACATTTTCCGCAAGGAAAAATTTCGGTCTTTTGTTTTTTAGGATTCTGATATATTCATAAAAAAGTTTTCCGCGAGGATCATCAATTCCGCGCAAAGAACCAGCTTCTGACCAGGACTGACAAGGCGGACCTCCGATAATTCCATCAATCTCATCTGGAAAATCTTCTTCCTTTATATTTCTGATGTCGCCACGGATAAGTTTTGTATTCGGATGATTTTTTTCAAAAGTTGCCCAAATTGACGAGTCAAACTCATTTGCAATCGGAATTTCAAATCCCGCTTTTTCAAATCCCAAATCAAGACCGCCACAGCCACTGAAAAGACTTATTACTTTCATCTGGATTCTCCAACAAAAAAAGTTAATTTATTGTAACAATTTTTATGGCTTTTTGCATTAACAAAAATTTCATTTCTACCCCAACGCACTTTCTGCTCGTTCGAAAATCTTTACACACCGCCCAACGCAATTGTTAGTCATTCGAAAACTTTAACGCTTCGCCCAGCGCACTTTCAGTTCATTCGAGGACTTTAACGCGTTGCCCAGCACATTTTCAGCTTGTGCGAAAACTTTAACGTGCTTCCCAACGAAATTTCAGCTTATTCGAAAATTTTTATTCACGGCCCAAGCCGTTTTTGGTTTATAAAATTTTTGGAAAATGGCTGTCTGCTTGTTGTCGGTCTAGGCATTTTCCCTGTATCATTTTCATACAGAGTTTAATTCCAATTCATTGTAGAAACGGAGGAAACTATCGGGATTGTACATTTTGGCTTCTTTCAAAATGACCAATCAAATTCTTAGCCATTTTTTTTCATAGGAGTCAAAATGAAAAAAATCAATTCTAATATGCGTGTCGCAGAATTGGACACGCTTTCTGACGTTCTTATACGTATGTACAAGGATTCTTCCGCTGCTGAAAACGCGCTTTCCAAGGACACGAACCTTTCGCTCATCATGGCGGAAGTTGAAAAGCTTTCTGCGGACATCACCACGGCAATCAAAAGCGACCGTGTCTCAAGCACTCTTGACGAGGCGGACATTGCGCGCGACGGGATTATCAGGAATCTGGGCGACGCTCTCACAGGCTACTCGGCGATTCCTGTCGCGGCGAAAAAGGATTCCGCCCAGAATCTTCTTGCGGTTTTCAGCAAGTATGGAAAGCAGATTACACAGAAAAACTTTGCGGAAGAATCGTCTTTGATTGAAAGCATGCTTGAGGACTTTGGCGCGGAAAATCTTTCTTCTGACATCGCGGCTTTGGACGGCGTGGGAGAGCTGGTTTCGGAATTGCGGACGGCTCAAGACAGCTTCAACAAGGCGAACGATGAGTACACAAAAGCGAGCGTGAACAGGGGCGAAAGCGCGACTTCGGTAAAGAAGAGCCTGATTTCCGCCCTGAACGACAAGTTCGTGCCGTACCTTTCTGCGGTTGCGCCTCTTGCGGACTACAAGGACTTCGCCACAAAGTGCGAAGCTGAAATCATAAAGGCAAACGCGACTGTCAGCGGAAGAAAAAAGACTGATAAGGCTAAGTAGATTTTTGTGATACAGCTAAACATTAAAATTAGCTAGCGAACGGCGGAATTTCATGCCGGATTGAGCTTTTACAGAAAGTTCATCTTGAGTTGGAATTCCGCTTTTGTTTCTTTAAATCTCCACCGCAAAGCACACGCACGCATCGCCCCTTTCGTTCGTCGCGTTTTGCACTTCGATTTTTCCGCCGTGTAGGATTGCGATTGCCTGCGCGATTGAAAGACCAAGTCCTGAGCCTGCCGTGCAGATGATTTTTATCCGGGTGTTCGTCAAGTTTTTTTCGGCTTCAGTTCAGTTACGACTTTCGCCTCCCCTCCTGCGCTACGCTTCGGAACACGCCTATGGCGTGCCCCAACAATCCTTAACGCAAAAAGTGTTTTATTAAAAAAAAGTATTTACAGAGCCTTTGTTCATCCGCTCTGCCAGATGTGATATACTCAGCTCAGCAAATCAACTTTTGGAGTAAATCGCATGGCAGATAAAATACAGGACGCTTACGAATCGTCAAAAAATATATATGACGGTGTCCTTACGCAGGGGAATTTTTTCAGCAGGATGTATATCAAGCTGTTCTGGAGCGGAACGGATGACAATGAAATCGCGCGGAAAGTCTTGTCATACATTCCTGATGATTTTTCAGGAAAACTTCTTGATGTTCCGGTCGGAACTGCCGTGTTCACGCAGCGCAAATGGTCGACCCTGAAAAATGCACACATCACTTGCCTTGATTACAGCACGGATATGCTTGAGCAGGCAAAGAGGAGGCTTGACGGCAAGGCGCATATCAATTTCATTCAGGGCGATGTGGGAAACCTGCAAATGGACGATGAATCTTTTGACATCGTTCTAAGCATGAACGGTTTCCATGCGTTTCCAGACAAACAGAAAGCATTCCGCGAAACCTTCCGCGTACTTAAATCCGGCGGTGATTTTATCGCCTGCTTCTATATCAGGGGAAAATCCAAAAGGACGGACTGGCTTGTAAAAAACATTCTCGCAAAGAAAGGCTGGTTCACTCCTCCGTTTCAGACTGAAGAAGAACTGAAAAATACTTTGCAGAAAATGTACAAAGAAGTCGAACTTCACGTTGACGGCTCTATGGCGTATTTTCACTGCGTAAAATAGCTTTGACTTGAACAGACAGCAAAGTTTCGTCACAAAATTGCTTCATTAAAAAAACTCCGGCAAGGCAAAACCACTATGGAAGTTTTGGCAGAAATTGTGTATAGTAATTTTGCAAGCAGTAATTATTTTGGGAGAATAAAATCATGAACATTTGGATTCAACGAAGCATTGAACTTGCAAATAACAAAAACTATCTTGACAAACTTTTTGATGTTTACCCGATGATTCCAAATAAAATAAGAAAAATAGATGAAACATACTGGGACAGTATAGTCCAGGCGTTTAACAATAAAGACGATATCTGCTTAATAAAATATCTTCTTTATCTTGATTTGTTTCCAATAAAAGATTCTTATATTCCTTTTCTAAGAAGAGACACAGCAAATGCGCTCAAAAATAATCCAGAAACTGTAAAACGTCTTTGCAATAGACTTTATAAAATGGGACTAGATAAAATCCGTGAAAAATGCACAGAACCAAAAGAAACAAACAGGCAGATTGGACCTCTTTTTAAAAAATGGTGCAAAAATAGCTTCGATAAAACAAAACTCCTCTCAGTAACAGATTTTGAAAAAACAAATGAAAATGCAATTTTAGATGCCACTGACAAAGAAATGATGGATTGGGCTTTTAGGACAGTTAATTACAAACGAAATAAAGGCTTGGACTTTGCAGGTCGTTTTAATGGTAAATACTTAATTGGAGAAGCAAAATTTTTATCTGATTTTGGTGGTCATCAAGACGCACAATTAGAAGATGCTGTTCTTACCCTAACAGCTCCAAATGTAAAGGCTACAAAAATAGCAATTCTCGATGGTGTCTGCTGGTTAAAAACTAACAACAAAATGTACAAAGCAATAACCGAAGAATACTGTGAAGAAAATATAATGTCTGCTTTGCTTTTGAAAGATTTTATAAAAAGTCTGTAAGGAGGCAAAAAAAATGGAACTTACTTACAACGGCAAAAAATCGAAAAAAGAAATCCTGGGAATTCTTCCAACATCATACTTTTCAAAGCCGATTTCAGAAAAAGAAAATATTTTGATTAACGGCGACAATTTGGAAGCATTGCGGATTCTCGTTCACAATTCAAACTTAAAAGGCAAGATTGACCTAATTTATATTGACCCGCCTTTTGCAACCAACGGAACTTTTACAATCAGTGAGGAACGCGCAAGCACAATAAGCTCTAGCAAGAAAGATGAAATTGCTTATACGGATAATCTTCTTGGCGAAAAATTTTTAGAATTTTTGAGGGAGCGTCTTATTTTAGCACGTGAACTTTTAAGCGAGCGCGGTTCTATTTATCTTCATATTGATTACAAAATCGGGCATTATGTGAAAATCATTATGGATGAAATTTTCGGAACTAAAAATTTTAGGAACGACATAACAAGGATAAAATGCAATCCGAAAAATTTTTCACGCAAGGCTTACGGAAACATAAAAGACTTAATTCTTTTTTACTCAAAGGCAAGCAATCCTATTTGGAATGAGCCATTTATTCCATTTTCAGACGAAGATAAAACTCGTCTTTACAAAAAAATTGATGAACAGGGCAAATTTTACACAACAGTTCCACTTCACGCTCCAGGCGAGACAAAAGACGGAGTTACAGGCGGAACTTTCAGGGGAATGTTGCCACCAAAAGGCAGACACTGGCGCACATCCCCTGCAGAGCTTGAAAAACTAGACGAGCAGGGATTGATTGAATGGTCAAAAAACGGAGTTCCACGCAGAAAAATCTTTGCGGATGAACAGAAGGGAAAAAAACTACAGGACATTTGGGATTTCAAGGATTACCAATATCCAGTTTATCCAACAGAAAAAAATCTTGACCTTTTAAAGCTTATTGTTCAGACTTCCTCAAATCCTGAAAGTTTGGTCATGGACTTTTTCTGCGGTTCAGGAACAACTTTGATTGCAGCCCAAGAACTTGGCAGAAATTGGATTGGAATAGACAAATCCGAAAAGGCGATAGAAGTTACAAGAAAAAAAATAACCAAAGAAAATTCTTCTCTTTCCAAAGCAGATTTTGAATCAGTTAATCTTTTAGAAAAACAAGACCAGAATTCGCATAATGAAAATATTCTTGTTATGCAGAAAACTCCAAAAGTGTTAGTAACTGCATAATTTCCCGCCAACCTCTCTCCTTACACCATCACCGCAAAGCACACGCACGCCTCTCCCTTTTCGTTCATCGCATTTTGCACTTCGATTTTTCCGCCGTGGAGGATTGCGATTGCCTGCGCGATTGAAAGGCCAAGCCCTGAGCCTGCCGTGCTTCTTGAGCGGTCGCCGCGGTAAAGGCGGTCGAAAACGTGGGGAATGTCCTCCCCGCTGATTGCGCCGGTGTTCAGCACGGAGATTTTTATGCGGTCCTCCTCAAGTTTTTCCGTGCAGAGCGTAACCTCGCCGCCTTCCGCCGTGTACTGGAACGCGTTCTGCAGAAGGTTCGAGACGCATCTCATGAGCAGGAGCGGGTCCGCCTTAAAGTTAAAATCCTCCGCGCATTTCTTCTCCACGCTGAATTTTATTTTTTTCTTTTCCGCAAGAAGCGCGAACCGGGCGGAAACATCGTCGGCAAATTTCCAGGCGTTCACGTCCGTAAGCGCAATTTTCATTTCCGGGGACTCAAAGCGGCTCAAGTCCTGAAGATTCCACACAAGTTTTTCTATTATCGTAAGCTCGGAATAAAGGGCCGCAAAACGCTCAGCCGTCGCCTCAAGGACTCCGTCGTTCATTCCCTCGACCTGCATTTTTACCGCAGTAAGCGGAGTGCGCAAATCGTGCGAGATGTCCTGCATCCACTGACGGCGCAAAGTCTCCTCGTGCAGAAGCCGGTTTTTCAGCTTTTTTACCGAATCCAGAATCCTGTCGAACTCGTTCACACCGAGAGCCGGCATATTTTTTTTCATCAGGTCCGGAGACGAAATGTAGTCCGCCAGCGAGCGCGCCTTTTTTGAAAGCACTGTCGAAATAAAAAGCGAAAGCGCAAGCGTGATTGAAACCGCGATTGCGATTCCGGCGAAAAGCCCTTTTTCCATAGTCGAAACAAAAATTCTGTTCGCCTTGTACGCCAGAAACCCAACGTTGTCCGCGCAAAGATAGCCGATTGTCTTGCCGCCGTCTTTTATCTGGACCGGAGAATTAAGAGCCATAAAAGTCGAAAGCGAGCCGACCGATTTTTCAACATCTTCCTGCGTGCTGACCTTTCCTTTTTCAAGAAGCAGAACCGGTTTTTTGTTTCCGTCAAAAATATAGATGTAAAGCGAATCTGTCGTGTAAGGCATCACCGCGTTTTCAAGAGAAGATGAAGAAAGGCTTCCTTCAAGTCTGTATGTCTTTGAGATTGCCGGAAGAATAAGGGCCACAAAGTCGTTTCTTTTTCCAGCATTCCACTCGTTTATGGAACGGCTTACCGCCACCGTAAAAATCCCGGACATTGCGGCAATCAATGCAAACGAAACGGCAACAAAACCTGTAAGAATTCGTACAAAAATTGACTTCATTTTTTACTTTTTTGAATCCGCCTTTATTCCGCTGAACCTGTAGCCGAATCCCCTTACTGTTGAAATCCACTGCTGCCCGATTTTTGAGCGCAGGTTCGCCATGTGGGTATCTATCGTCCGCTCCGAGCCCTCAAAAAAATAGTTCAGGCATTCGCCCAAAAGCTGCTCGCGCGAGACAACCTGCCCGGTGTTCGACGCAAGATACAAAAGAATCTTCCATTCTGTAGACGTAAGTTCAA contains the following coding sequences:
- a CDS encoding HlyC/CorC family transporter — its product is MPDGSIPLLVSLFVLIAFSAFFSATETAYTSASRIRLKSLATGGNRRAEKVLALCENSYDKLLSTILIGNNIVNLSASTISALFFAKILFGSRLNPSIVSTAAITVVVLIFGEITPKYIGKFCAEKLAMAVYPFISILIFLFYPLNIVFSGWKKLIVRIFRFKAKDVITEEEIITMVEEAEEDGTIKKEETNLIRSVIEFDDLDAKDVLVPRVNICAVEAGSVPEEIMRKFEESGFSRIPVYEGDIDTIIGIIHEKDFFRAFQADEKNNSKDSEKSSGLFIKSIMQKPFFAIETTKISLLLRKMQKERNHMAIVIDEYGGTSGLITMEDILEELVGEIYDEHDSDSDSGCIKPCGENAFIVSGETSVSKMMKYFELDEDETSGSTTVSGWITEKLGDFPEEGKKLRWQDKIEIEVLKTDKNTIRSLKVVKL
- a CDS encoding DNA cytosine methyltransferase, which translates into the protein MKVISLFSGCGGLDLGFEKAGFEIPIANEFDSSIWATFEKNHPNTKLIRGDIRNIKEEDFPDEIDGIIGGPPCQSWSEAGSLRGIDDPRGKLFYEYIRILKNKRPKFFLAENVSGMLAKRHSEAKRGLC
- a CDS encoding DUF6261 family protein, with the protein product MKKINSNMRVAELDTLSDVLIRMYKDSSAAENALSKDTNLSLIMAEVEKLSADITTAIKSDRVSSTLDEADIARDGIIRNLGDALTGYSAIPVAAKKDSAQNLLAVFSKYGKQITQKNFAEESSLIESMLEDFGAENLSSDIAALDGVGELVSELRTAQDSFNKANDEYTKASVNRGESATSVKKSLISALNDKFVPYLSAVAPLADYKDFATKCEAEIIKANATVSGRKKTDKAK
- a CDS encoding class I SAM-dependent methyltransferase, whose translation is MADKIQDAYESSKNIYDGVLTQGNFFSRMYIKLFWSGTDDNEIARKVLSYIPDDFSGKLLDVPVGTAVFTQRKWSTLKNAHITCLDYSTDMLEQAKRRLDGKAHINFIQGDVGNLQMDDESFDIVLSMNGFHAFPDKQKAFRETFRVLKSGGDFIACFYIRGKSKRTDWLVKNILAKKGWFTPPFQTEEELKNTLQKMYKEVELHVDGSMAYFHCVK
- a CDS encoding type II restriction endonuclease, producing the protein MNIWIQRSIELANNKNYLDKLFDVYPMIPNKIRKIDETYWDSIVQAFNNKDDICLIKYLLYLDLFPIKDSYIPFLRRDTANALKNNPETVKRLCNRLYKMGLDKIREKCTEPKETNRQIGPLFKKWCKNSFDKTKLLSVTDFEKTNENAILDATDKEMMDWAFRTVNYKRNKGLDFAGRFNGKYLIGEAKFLSDFGGHQDAQLEDAVLTLTAPNVKATKIAILDGVCWLKTNNKMYKAITEEYCEENIMSALLLKDFIKSL
- a CDS encoding site-specific DNA-methyltransferase; protein product: MELTYNGKKSKKEILGILPTSYFSKPISEKENILINGDNLEALRILVHNSNLKGKIDLIYIDPPFATNGTFTISEERASTISSSKKDEIAYTDNLLGEKFLEFLRERLILARELLSERGSIYLHIDYKIGHYVKIIMDEIFGTKNFRNDITRIKCNPKNFSRKAYGNIKDLILFYSKASNPIWNEPFIPFSDEDKTRLYKKIDEQGKFYTTVPLHAPGETKDGVTGGTFRGMLPPKGRHWRTSPAELEKLDEQGLIEWSKNGVPRRKIFADEQKGKKLQDIWDFKDYQYPVYPTEKNLDLLKLIVQTSSNPESLVMDFFCGSGTTLIAAQELGRNWIGIDKSEKAIEVTRKKITKENSSLSKADFESVNLLEKQDQNSHNENILVMQKTPKVLVTA
- a CDS encoding sensor histidine kinase produces the protein MKSIFVRILTGFVAVSFALIAAMSGIFTVAVSRSINEWNAGKRNDFVALILPAISKTYRLEGSLSSSSLENAVMPYTTDSLYIYIFDGNKKPVLLLEKGKVSTQEDVEKSVGSLSTFMALNSPVQIKDGGKTIGYLCADNVGFLAYKANRIFVSTMEKGLFAGIAIAVSITLALSLFISTVLSKKARSLADYISSPDLMKKNMPALGVNEFDRILDSVKKLKNRLLHEETLRRQWMQDISHDLRTPLTAVKMQVEGMNDGVLEATAERFAALYSELTIIEKLVWNLQDLSRFESPEMKIALTDVNAWKFADDVSARFALLAEKKKIKFSVEKKCAEDFNFKADPLLLMRCVSNLLQNAFQYTAEGGEVTLCTEKLEEDRIKISVLNTGAISGEDIPHVFDRLYRGDRSRSTAGSGLGLSIAQAIAILHGGKIEVQNAMNEKGEACVCFAVMV